The DNA sequence GGAGCATTACAGGCAAATGAATCGGCGAACTATCCTTCGATTTCCGGAATCATCCTGACCGGAAATATAATTCCGGAAGAAAGCATATTAAAACTTATAGAAGGACTTTCGGCAGTGGTACCTATAATTGCGGTTGCTGAGGGAACGTACTATATCACGAATAAAATAGGTAGTATCAGATCGGAAATTTATGCCAACAACACTCATAAAATTGAAACCTCGATTAGTACTTTTGAAAAATACGTTCAAATTGAAGCACTGTCTGAAAAATTAATCACTTTTGAAGCAGAAGGTATGACACCGAAAATGTTTCAGTACAACATGGTTAAAAGAGCCAGACAACACCGCAAACACATCGTGCTTCCGGAAGGAAATGACGAACGAATTATTGTGGCGGCCTCAAGATTATTAGACATGGATGTCGTTGATATTTCAATTATTGGAGATAAAAAACAAATCGAAAATAAAGTCACAGAACTCGGAATTACTTTTGATTTTTCGAAGGTTACCATTATCAATCCGATAGAATCGCCACTTTATGAAGACTATGCCAATACCTACTACGAGCTTAGAAAAGCTAAAAACGTAAGCATTACAATGGCAAGGGATTTAATGGAAGATGTCTCTTATTTCGGCACCATGATGGTCTATAAAGGCCACGCTGACGGAATGGTATCAGGAGCAGCGCATACAACACAACACACCATTTTACCCGCATTACAATTCATTAAAACAAAACCGAACTCCTCTGTAGTTTCCTCCGTATTTTTTATGTGTTTAGAAGATCGTGTTTCCGTTTTCGGAGATTGTGCGATTAATCCAAACCCAACGGCAGAACAATTGGCAGAGATTGCTATTTCATCAGCAGAGTCGAGTTTAGCGTTCGGAATTGAACCTAAAATAGCGATGCTTTCCTATTCATCAGGATCTTCCGGAAAAGGAGACGAGGTTGATAAAGTAAGAACTGCCACAGCAATTGTAAAACAAAAACGACCTGATTTAAAAATTGAAGGACCAATTCAATACGATGCTGCAGTTGATCTCACAGTCGGAAAAAGTAAAATGCCCGATTCAGAAGTCGCTGGACAAGCAAGTGTACTTATTTTTCCGGATTTAAATACAGGAAATAATACCTACAAGGCTGTTCAGAGAGAAACCGGAGCTTTAGCAATCGGACCAATGTTACAAGGTTTAAATAAGCCAGTAAACGATTTAAGCCGCGGTTGTACCGTAGATGATATTATAAACACAGTAGTAATAACAGCCATCCAAGCACAAGGATTGTAGTCAAGAAAAAAAATGTTTCAGGTTTCAAGTTTCAAGTTTCAGGTTCTATAACTTGAAACTTGAAACCTGAAACAAAAAAAACTCAGCAAAAAAAATGAAAATATTAATCATAAATTCAGGAAGTTCATCAATTAAATACCAATTAATGGTTATGCCGGCAAATGAGGTAATTTGTACCGGTATGATTGACAGAATTGGTTTGGAAAGTTCCAATGTTACGTTTAAAACTTCAACCGATTCTTATGAAGAAACAGTATCAATCCCAACCCATAAAGTAGGATTACAAAAAGTAGCCAATATGCTTTTAGATGCTGAAAAAGGAGTTATAAAATCAACTTCAGAAATTACTGCCGTTGGACATCGTGTGGTGCATGGCGGAAGTAATTTTACTGATACCGTAAAAATCGATGAAAAAGTAAAAGCCAAAATCAAGCAACTTTTTGATTTGGCACCCCTTCACAATCCAGCCAATTTAGAAGGTATTACCGTGGCCGAAGAAATCTTTCATACAGCAGATCAAATTGCCGTTTTTGATACCGCTTTTCATCAGACGATGCCCGAAGTAGCTTATAAATTTGCAATTCCAAATGAATTGTTGACCGAAAAAAGAATTCGAGTGTACGGTTTTCACGGAACAAGTCATAAATATGTTTCAGAACAAGCAATTAAGTATTTGAAAGGGATTCGACATGCCGCACAAAATATCATCACCATTCATTTAGGAAACGGTTGTAGTATGACTGCAATTAAAAACGGAAAAAGTGTAGATCATTCTTTCGGTTTTGGACCAACAAACGGTTTAATTATGGGGACCAGAGCCGGTGATGTAGATCAATCAGTGATTTTTTATATGGCGAACTCATTGGGATACAGTTTAGACGAAATAAATGAGATTCTTCAGAAAAAAAGCGGAATGTTGGGACTTACGGGCTACAGCGATTTGCGTGATATTGAAGCAAATGCCGAAAAAGGAGATAAGGAATGTCAATTGGCATTGTTCATGAATGCCTATCGTATTAGAAAGTTTATCGGTTCTTACACCGCGGCATTAAATGGTTTGGACGCCATTGTTTTTACGGCCGGAATTGGAGAGAATTCTTCGTACATGCGCAAATTGGTTTGTACGGATATGGAGTTTTTCGGAATTGATATCGACGATGAAGAAAACCAGATTCGTTCCAAAGAAATAAGAGAAATCAACAAAACAACTTCTAAAGTTAAAGTTTTGATTGTCCCAACTGATGAAGAATACGAAATTGCCAATCAGGTATACCACTTGCTTCAAAACTAAGATGCTGTATTTACAGATGAAATTATGCTTGCCCATGTAGAGTAACGTTTTTTAAGCTGCAGATTATGAGAGTTATGAGAAGGGTATCCAAATCATAGTCCTGATATTCAGATTTTAAATGTCTAAACGGGCAAGCATAATGTTTTTTGCATTGAAATTTTAAGGGCAATACTATTTGTAAAGACTTTCCAATATAAAAAAATCTTTAGATCATCTTTGGAATAGGCTTTAGAAGGTTTTTTTATAAATAAGACAACCTAGTTTTTGTGCAGAAAAAAGTCAATCTGTATTTCATCTTTTACTTTTACCAAGCCAGCCATTCTTACCGGAGGTTCAAGTCCGATCTCGGAGAAGCTTAAATTTATGATGCCCTCAATTTTATTTCCCGAAGTGTTAAGTATAATGTCTTTGTATTTGAAAGTTTTATCTGTTATCAAAAAAGAAAGGTTGCATTTATAGTTTTTTCCGTATGTTCTTATATCGTAAATGGTTACAGAACTCGTAGGGTATTTTTTTACTTTTACCGTAGTTTGAAAGTCTTTAGTCATTATTCGGTGTCTGCAATCAAAGCGGAGCATCGGAATTTCTGCAACAATGTTGTTTCTTTTGTTTAGATTTAGAAAAATGGTGTCTTTTTTTAAGAGTGAATTATCACAATTATAATCTCCAATCGTTGATTTTCCACTGATTTTTATTTCAATCATTTTGATAATTAAAATAGTGTCATCAGGGTAAAAAGTGGGTCTGGCACTTCCTAAGACTAGAAAAGATACAAGACCCAACATTACAATTATAACTAACTTTCTCATTTTATTCGTTAAAAAGTAATAACGGCTTCAAATAGTACTCCGTTGAACTTTCCGCCAAAGAAATCGTTTGGAGTTCCATTGGCATTAAACTGACTGTAATCTTTATAGGTTTGGTTGATATAGCCAACCTTTGCAAGGATATTTTTGGTCATAAACCAGCCGGCACTGCCTTCAAACCTGTTCACAGAAACTTTTTTGGAGTCTGCATTGCTTAATTTGCCACTCACGGTATTGTATTTTCCTCCTATAAAGAAGTTTTCAGAAGAACCAAATCGGTAAACCAAATCGGCTTCATACTGGTTTGTAGTACGTTTTTCGTCATTGCCTTTTTTATCTCCTCCTGATGCAAACTCTAAAGTTGCAAAGAATTCAAGCCCTTTGTATTTTACAAAAGGGTTAATCATGAAAGAAGTAGCCCAGTTGCCAAATGCAGGATTGAATCTTCCGGTGGTCTGGTTAGAAGCTGGGTCAAAATTATCGGCAATAGAGATAGGAGGAGTGGCCGGATTATTATCCTGATCAAATGACGAAGCGGCATGAGTCATTACACCTGTAAAGCGGCTTCCGGCTCTATCAGAAGAGTACAAATTACCGCTGGAGTTGGCCGTGTGATATAAAGAACCCGTAAGTCTGACTCTCAGATCAGCGTCAAGTTGTTTGTCATAACC is a window from the Flavobacterium cupriresistens genome containing:
- the pta gene encoding phosphate acetyltransferase, which produces MSKAIYIATSDQNSGKSIMTLGLMSILIGKTAKVGYFRPIIEDFVDGESDNHIETVLSYFNLDIKFEEAYAITKSKLIKKKNKGKIGEVLDLIIEKYKRLEERFDFVLVEGTSFTGEGTAIELDTNVLIAKNLGIPTIIIGSGIGKTLDELVDSLNLVYNSFKVKEVEVLSVIANKVQFENIELVTQGLQKSLPSTVLINTIPLISSLNNPTMQEIVNQLGAKVLFGSTYLNNQIGHYSVGAMQLHNYLVHLHDNALVITPGDRSDIILGALQANESANYPSISGIILTGNIIPEESILKLIEGLSAVVPIIAVAEGTYYITNKIGSIRSEIYANNTHKIETSISTFEKYVQIEALSEKLITFEAEGMTPKMFQYNMVKRARQHRKHIVLPEGNDERIIVAASRLLDMDVVDISIIGDKKQIENKVTELGITFDFSKVTIINPIESPLYEDYANTYYELRKAKNVSITMARDLMEDVSYFGTMMVYKGHADGMVSGAAHTTQHTILPALQFIKTKPNSSVVSSVFFMCLEDRVSVFGDCAINPNPTAEQLAEIAISSAESSLAFGIEPKIAMLSYSSGSSGKGDEVDKVRTATAIVKQKRPDLKIEGPIQYDAAVDLTVGKSKMPDSEVAGQASVLIFPDLNTGNNTYKAVQRETGALAIGPMLQGLNKPVNDLSRGCTVDDIINTVVITAIQAQGL
- a CDS encoding acetate/propionate family kinase, with product MKILIINSGSSSIKYQLMVMPANEVICTGMIDRIGLESSNVTFKTSTDSYEETVSIPTHKVGLQKVANMLLDAEKGVIKSTSEITAVGHRVVHGGSNFTDTVKIDEKVKAKIKQLFDLAPLHNPANLEGITVAEEIFHTADQIAVFDTAFHQTMPEVAYKFAIPNELLTEKRIRVYGFHGTSHKYVSEQAIKYLKGIRHAAQNIITIHLGNGCSMTAIKNGKSVDHSFGFGPTNGLIMGTRAGDVDQSVIFYMANSLGYSLDEINEILQKKSGMLGLTGYSDLRDIEANAEKGDKECQLALFMNAYRIRKFIGSYTAALNGLDAIVFTAGIGENSSYMRKLVCTDMEFFGIDIDDEENQIRSKEIREINKTTSKVKVLIVPTDEEYEIANQVYHLLQN